From the Elusimicrobia bacterium HGW-Elusimicrobia-1 genome, one window contains:
- a CDS encoding DNA mismatch repair protein MutS: MGRERHRASGGLQCRSRESPFVEKGFGRQVDGRKNTLQGNARLCRQSHAHSQMAEKNIGKIKSGGTSGHGDITPLMSQYAAIKSAHPDYIVFFRLGDFYEMFGDDAVEASPILGVLLTKRQQTPMCGVPHHSSANYIKTLLAAGKKIALCEQAEASDGPKKLLNRRVVRLITPGTVWEENLLDARRSNYVMAVAAGPDGLAGIAAADISASDAYIAEIPVSELAGEIAALSPGEIIVQESRFADFKKILTGAALLTAEPDWFFDENRALAKMTETAGVATWKSIDPGTHAAARSAMGGLLSYLERIRFPDSGKVVSSAVFRSPSDVLRLDSSAIKTLEIVSNMRDGSVEGTLLEVLDDTATPAGARLLKKTLLAPLTDPSAISRRHECVGFLVEDSFLRRILREELAGVGDVERILTRLSAASASPREIHHLSASLKKAARIKKAFDGDSSPSMAPPPPLLAETLSRITSLEDVTSRIDAAIDPDGGADGFIRAGFDSELDGLGGIAAGARDCILELERSEKSRTGINSLKIGYNSVSGYFIEVTKVHSVSVPSDYTRRQTLAHAERYSVPALVDIEQKILHAAERAEARRKLLLDGIRDLILARKKEISALSSAVALIDVLCSFAQTAASGLWTRPSMNSMDAIDIKNLRHPAVEHRLHAGKFVPNDVLLDGNQNQIILLTGPNMAGKSTYLRQTAIAVVLAQAGSFVPATCAVMGVVDRIFTRIGSADNLAGGESTFMVEMTETASILRGMTPRSLIILDEVGRGTSTFDGISIAWAIVEYLHERAQSPDGEPLGGPKVLFATHYFELTELSEKLPRVKNLSVSVSEWKNEVVFLHKIEPGAADRSYGIHVAKLAGMPSDIIDSSRRILADLQTNSHGLLKKKTAEGSSASQMDFEDFLIFDKLRNIDVESITPVEALNLLADIAGASVAKAKKTEKPQ, encoded by the coding sequence ATGGGTAGAGAGCGACATCGAGCTTCTGGCGGCCTACAATGCCGGTCGCGGGAAAGCCCTTTCGTGGAAAAGGGATTCGGGCGGCAGGTTGACGGCCGAAAAAATACCTTACAAGGAAACGCGCGACTATGTCGCCAAAGTCACGCGCACTCACAGATGGCTGAAAAAAATATCGGGAAAATAAAATCCGGCGGGACTTCGGGACACGGGGATATAACGCCCCTGATGAGCCAGTATGCCGCCATAAAATCCGCGCATCCGGATTACATAGTATTTTTCCGTCTCGGCGATTTCTATGAAATGTTCGGCGACGACGCCGTAGAGGCGTCGCCTATTCTGGGTGTACTGCTGACTAAAAGACAGCAAACGCCTATGTGCGGCGTGCCTCACCACTCCTCGGCAAACTATATAAAAACGCTTTTGGCGGCGGGCAAGAAAATCGCCTTATGCGAGCAGGCCGAAGCGTCCGACGGCCCAAAAAAACTGTTGAACCGACGGGTCGTCCGCCTGATAACGCCCGGAACGGTGTGGGAGGAAAACCTTCTCGACGCCCGACGGTCCAACTACGTGATGGCCGTCGCCGCCGGTCCCGACGGTCTTGCCGGCATCGCCGCGGCGGACATCAGCGCCTCCGACGCTTACATCGCCGAAATTCCTGTGTCCGAACTCGCGGGGGAAATAGCGGCGCTCTCGCCGGGGGAAATCATAGTCCAGGAGTCGCGCTTCGCCGACTTCAAAAAAATCTTAACAGGCGCCGCGCTCCTTACGGCCGAACCCGACTGGTTTTTCGACGAAAACAGGGCGCTTGCCAAAATGACCGAGACCGCCGGCGTAGCCACGTGGAAGTCCATCGACCCGGGAACGCACGCCGCCGCCCGCTCGGCGATGGGCGGGCTGCTCTCGTATCTGGAGCGCATACGTTTTCCCGATTCGGGCAAGGTAGTGTCGTCGGCGGTTTTCAGATCGCCCTCGGACGTCCTCCGGCTGGATTCGTCGGCCATAAAAACGCTTGAAATCGTGTCAAATATGCGCGACGGTTCCGTCGAGGGCACGCTGCTTGAAGTGCTCGACGATACCGCTACGCCCGCCGGCGCGCGACTGCTTAAAAAGACGCTTCTGGCGCCGCTCACCGACCCATCGGCCATATCCCGCCGTCACGAATGCGTGGGATTCCTCGTCGAAGATTCTTTTCTGCGCCGCATCCTCCGCGAGGAACTCGCCGGCGTGGGCGACGTCGAAAGAATCCTGACGCGTCTGAGCGCGGCCTCCGCCTCGCCGCGCGAAATCCATCATCTTTCCGCGTCGCTAAAAAAAGCCGCGCGGATAAAAAAAGCTTTCGACGGCGATTCGTCGCCGTCCATGGCGCCGCCTCCTCCTCTTTTGGCGGAAACGCTTTCGCGGATAACGTCGCTTGAAGACGTGACTTCACGCATTGACGCGGCGATAGACCCCGACGGCGGCGCCGACGGGTTCATCAGGGCGGGTTTCGACTCCGAACTCGACGGACTCGGCGGAATAGCTGCCGGCGCGCGCGACTGCATACTCGAACTCGAACGAAGCGAAAAAAGCCGTACGGGAATTAATTCTCTGAAGATAGGTTATAACTCCGTCAGCGGATATTTCATAGAAGTCACCAAAGTCCATTCCGTTTCGGTTCCTTCGGATTACACCCGCAGACAAACTCTGGCCCACGCCGAACGATACTCGGTTCCCGCGCTCGTGGACATAGAGCAAAAAATACTTCACGCCGCGGAGCGCGCCGAAGCGCGCCGGAAACTGCTGCTCGACGGCATAAGAGATCTCATCCTGGCGCGAAAAAAGGAAATATCCGCCTTGAGCTCCGCCGTCGCCCTCATAGATGTTTTGTGCTCCTTCGCACAGACGGCCGCGTCCGGACTCTGGACGCGCCCGTCGATGAACTCTATGGACGCCATCGACATTAAGAACCTCAGGCATCCCGCGGTGGAGCATCGGCTTCACGCCGGAAAGTTTGTCCCGAACGACGTACTCCTCGACGGAAATCAAAATCAGATAATTCTTTTGACCGGCCCCAATATGGCGGGCAAGTCCACTTATCTCAGGCAGACGGCCATCGCCGTTGTTCTGGCGCAGGCGGGTTCGTTCGTGCCCGCTACCTGCGCCGTGATGGGCGTGGTCGACAGGATATTCACCCGCATAGGTTCCGCCGACAATCTGGCGGGCGGGGAATCCACATTTATGGTCGAGATGACCGAGACCGCGTCCATCCTGCGCGGCATGACTCCGCGTTCTCTGATTATTCTCGACGAGGTCGGCAGGGGCACGTCCACTTTCGACGGAATATCGATAGCGTGGGCCATAGTCGAATATCTGCACGAGCGCGCCCAGTCGCCCGACGGCGAGCCGCTGGGCGGACCCAAGGTGCTGTTCGCGACGCATTATTTCGAGCTTACGGAATTGTCGGAAAAGCTGCCTCGCGTAAAAAATCTCAGTGTAAGCGTAAGCGAATGGAAAAACGAAGTCGTGTTCCTGCATAAAATCGAGCCCGGCGCGGCGGACCGTTCCTACGGAATCCATGTGGCAAAACTCGCGGGAATGCCGTCGGACATAATAGATTCGAGCCGCAGAATCCTCGCCGATTTACAGACCAATTCACACGGCCTGCTCAAGAAAAAAACCGCCGAGGGATCGTCTGCGTCCCAGATGGATTTTGAGGATTTTCTGATATTTGATAAACTTCGGAATATCGACGTGGAAAGCATCACACCCGTCGAGGCGCTTAATCTTCTGGCGGATATCGCCGGAGCTTCGGTCGCAAAGGCCAAAAAAACGGAGAAACCACAATGA
- the miaA gene encoding tRNA (adenosine(37)-N6)-dimethylallyltransferase MiaA translates to MPKYIVITGPTGSGKTAVADAICEAAVGEIISADSRQVYKGLDVGTNLSPTRAPQHLVSFLSPGKAYSAAEFFEAARAAERDIAVRGKLPVIAGGTGLYIKTLFDGGLDAMPSADHALRARLSGLSTAGIYEKLKSVDPASADKNIGNPQRLLRALEVFELTGVPMSLRRDPARRDSRRARYYCAGLSVERNILRAGLAARARRMVSGGLIDETRRVLGEGHPRSCPAFTGIGYRAVFDFIDGKIDSETLIERIAVDTIKYAKRQTTWFRTQTPPDKWYDASQPAAVTASQILSDAAKNGG, encoded by the coding sequence ATGCCGAAATACATAGTCATAACAGGTCCGACCGGCTCCGGCAAAACCGCCGTAGCCGACGCGATTTGCGAGGCGGCCGTCGGCGAAATAATATCCGCCGATTCGCGGCAGGTCTACAAAGGCCTTGACGTGGGAACAAACCTGTCGCCCACGCGCGCGCCGCAGCATCTGGTGTCTTTTCTGTCGCCGGGAAAAGCGTACTCGGCGGCGGAGTTCTTTGAGGCGGCTCGGGCGGCCGAACGCGACATAGCCGTCCGGGGGAAACTTCCGGTGATTGCCGGAGGCACGGGGCTTTACATTAAAACGCTTTTCGACGGCGGCCTCGACGCTATGCCCTCCGCCGACCACGCGCTGAGAGCGCGCCTGAGCGGACTCTCGACGGCGGGAATATACGAAAAACTCAAATCCGTCGACCCCGCATCGGCCGACAAAAACATCGGCAATCCGCAGCGGCTTCTGCGGGCGCTTGAAGTGTTCGAGCTTACCGGCGTTCCTATGTCCTTGCGGCGCGATCCCGCCCGTCGGGACTCCCGCCGCGCGCGCTACTACTGCGCCGGGCTTTCCGTGGAACGCAATATCCTTCGCGCCGGGCTGGCGGCGCGGGCGCGCCGCATGGTCTCGGGCGGACTGATCGACGAAACCCGTCGCGTTCTCGGCGAAGGCCATCCGCGTTCCTGTCCGGCTTTCACCGGTATAGGATATCGCGCCGTCTTCGATTTCATCGACGGCAAAATCGATTCCGAAACGCTCATCGAACGGATTGCCGTCGACACAATTAAATATGCCAAGCGCCAGACCACATGGTTCCGCACGCAAACGCCTCCCGATAAATGGTACGACGCGTCTCAACCGGCGGCGGTTACGGCTTCGCAGATTCTGTCCGACGCCGCAAAGAACGGCGGATAA
- the hflX gene encoding GTPase HflX — protein MFKNSFLQWFKLMEKAILFGVKTASESGQSFANSMEELKRLSATAGAVAADVKTQSRERPDPAYFAGKGRMDEIKKLAARLGASAVIFDNILKPAQQKNLEELLGLKVIDRARLILDIFARRARSAEGKLQVELAQMNYFLPRITERFGTFEQQTGGIGTRGPGEKKLEVDRRRIMERIAKLKKEIGELSSRRTTMRKSRLRGGTPTVAIAGYTNAGKSTLLNRLAPSKKVYADDKLFATLDPVSRAGRLPGGRAAIFTDTVGFIQNLPHELIDAFKSTLEEIKHARVVIHLIDASSEYWRRQREVAAETIASLNPEARIMEVYNKIDALPRPDARAFRGDGRILISAKTGDGVDELLSEVEKIVEPKMIQAVFFLPYSEHKRLTGIYDLSIITRKRYTDDGVELSLESTEENLSRIKNIEGVRSVRRALK, from the coding sequence ATGTTTAAAAATAGTTTTCTTCAATGGTTTAAACTAATGGAAAAAGCGATACTTTTCGGAGTAAAGACCGCCTCGGAAAGCGGACAATCTTTCGCAAACTCTATGGAAGAGCTCAAGCGTCTGTCCGCCACCGCGGGGGCCGTGGCGGCCGACGTGAAGACGCAGTCGAGAGAACGTCCCGACCCGGCTTATTTCGCCGGCAAAGGCCGCATGGATGAAATAAAGAAACTCGCCGCGCGGCTCGGCGCATCCGCAGTGATATTCGACAATATTCTGAAGCCCGCCCAGCAAAAAAATCTGGAGGAGTTGCTGGGGCTTAAGGTCATCGACCGCGCGCGTCTCATACTCGATATTTTCGCCCGCCGCGCCCGCTCCGCGGAGGGAAAACTTCAGGTAGAACTCGCCCAGATGAATTATTTTCTTCCCAGGATAACGGAGCGATTCGGCACTTTTGAACAGCAAACGGGCGGAATCGGCACAAGAGGCCCGGGCGAAAAAAAACTTGAAGTGGATCGCCGCCGCATAATGGAGAGAATCGCAAAACTTAAAAAAGAAATCGGGGAACTATCGTCCAGAAGAACGACCATGCGTAAATCGCGCCTGCGCGGCGGAACTCCCACGGTGGCCATAGCCGGTTACACCAACGCGGGCAAGTCCACTTTGCTCAACCGCCTTGCCCCGTCCAAAAAAGTTTACGCCGACGACAAACTCTTCGCCACGCTCGATCCCGTCTCGCGCGCCGGACGGCTTCCGGGCGGACGCGCGGCGATATTTACCGATACAGTCGGCTTTATCCAGAATCTCCCGCACGAACTCATAGACGCTTTCAAATCCACGCTGGAAGAAATAAAGCACGCGCGCGTGGTCATTCATCTCATTGACGCGTCGTCGGAATATTGGCGCAGACAGCGGGAAGTGGCCGCCGAGACCATAGCGTCGCTGAATCCCGAAGCGCGCATAATGGAGGTCTATAACAAGATAGACGCGCTTCCGCGCCCGGACGCGCGCGCGTTCAGGGGAGATGGCCGTATACTTATATCGGCCAAGACCGGAGACGGCGTGGATGAATTACTCTCGGAAGTCGAAAAAATCGTAGAGCCGAAGATGATACAGGCGGTCTTTTTTCTGCCGTACTCGGAGCATAAACGCTTGACCGGAATATACGATTTGAGTATAATTACCCGCAAGCGGTATACCGACGACGGCGTCGAACTGTCGCTGGAATCTACCGAAGAAAATTTATCGCGGATAAAGAACATCGAAGGTGTCCGTTCCGTCCGCAGGGCATTGAAATAA
- a CDS encoding CDP-diacylglycerol--glycerol-3-phosphate 3-phosphatidyltransferase: MTLANKITILRIILIPLFIIALLQKWNWAVLLYIPIMLSDCADGLIARVRKEQTQLGAFLDPMADRLLLIFTFLTLSYRGMSPRWFLVLVLSRDFLVVIGWFLFFFITNKKDVSPRVSGKIAVVMQMFLVLFVLASPHGAAMAGTSHFVGYFLYAAAAATAWSILDYAFHGIKKFS; the protein is encoded by the coding sequence ATGACGCTCGCAAACAAAATTACTATACTCAGGATAATACTCATACCGCTTTTTATCATAGCGTTGCTTCAAAAATGGAACTGGGCGGTTCTCTTGTATATTCCCATAATGCTCAGTGATTGCGCCGACGGACTCATAGCCCGCGTGCGCAAAGAACAGACCCAACTCGGCGCTTTTCTCGACCCTATGGCCGACCGGCTGCTGCTGATATTTACGTTTCTTACGCTAAGTTATCGCGGTATGTCCCCCAGATGGTTTTTGGTTCTGGTGCTCAGCAGGGATTTTCTGGTTGTGATAGGATGGTTCCTGTTTTTTTTCATAACGAACAAAAAAGACGTATCGCCGCGCGTCAGCGGAAAGATTGCCGTCGTAATGCAGATGTTCCTTGTGCTTTTCGTGCTGGCCTCGCCCCACGGCGCGGCAATGGCCGGAACCTCGCATTTTGTCGGTTACTTCCTTTACGCGGCGGCGGCTGCGACTGCTTGGTCGATTTTGGACTATGCATTTCACGGAATAAAAAAGTTTTCATAA
- the der gene encoding ribosome biogenesis GTPase Der has protein sequence MLERVVIAGRPNVGKSALFNRITSTRRALVSDVSGTTIDYIETQVDWEGKRFILADTGGWEPSPPDIVHKKMRDIADRLAATAAAVIFVVDAKTGITPDDEAFAARLRRLGRKVLLTVNKADTSERADTASEFWRLGLGEPIPVSAATGRNIDGLLDAAAEFLAPCEISESSARVPKVIILGRPNAGKSTLLNRLAGMERSVTDPRPGTTRESVDIALDIDGRRIIFTDTPGIARKRKFSGVLDYLSFVSMNKFVEKSDVAVLLADALEGITKADEALAGLVAESHKACVVVFNKWDAADNREDLFKRLTSEFESKYTFLAYARFTSISAVTGMRVPNLIAEILAAYEAYNCVIDKRAVEDIIKEAIRKRPALREGEKLSYKGIESVTASPPTVVISVNNPATANFSYRRYLANRIREVYPLKGAPLRIVLKRAVHKQSKK, from the coding sequence ATGCTTGAACGTGTGGTAATAGCCGGCCGCCCGAACGTCGGGAAATCGGCCCTTTTCAATCGAATCACTTCGACGCGCCGCGCGCTTGTCTCGGACGTGTCCGGCACCACCATCGACTACATAGAGACCCAAGTCGATTGGGAAGGAAAAAGATTTATTCTGGCCGACACCGGCGGATGGGAACCCTCGCCGCCCGACATCGTCCATAAAAAAATGCGCGATATCGCCGACCGCCTCGCCGCAACCGCGGCCGCCGTCATATTCGTGGTCGACGCCAAAACCGGTATCACGCCCGACGACGAGGCCTTCGCCGCGCGCTTGCGCCGCCTCGGCCGCAAGGTTCTCCTGACCGTCAACAAGGCCGACACGAGCGAACGCGCGGACACTGCGTCGGAATTCTGGCGTCTGGGACTTGGCGAGCCGATTCCCGTAAGCGCCGCGACGGGACGAAACATCGACGGACTTTTAGACGCCGCCGCGGAATTTCTGGCCCCCTGCGAAATCTCGGAATCTTCCGCCCGCGTTCCCAAAGTGATAATTCTGGGACGTCCAAATGCGGGCAAATCCACGCTTCTGAACCGTCTGGCCGGTATGGAACGTTCGGTGACCGACCCGCGCCCGGGCACCACGCGCGAGAGCGTGGACATAGCGCTCGACATCGACGGGCGCAGAATAATTTTCACCGACACGCCGGGAATCGCGCGCAAGAGAAAGTTTTCCGGCGTTCTCGACTATCTTTCTTTCGTGAGCATGAACAAGTTCGTCGAAAAATCCGACGTGGCCGTTTTGCTGGCCGACGCTCTTGAGGGCATTACCAAAGCCGACGAGGCGCTTGCCGGACTTGTTGCCGAGTCGCACAAAGCGTGCGTGGTGGTGTTCAATAAATGGGACGCCGCCGACAATCGCGAGGATCTTTTCAAGCGGCTGACTTCGGAGTTCGAGAGTAAATACACATTTTTGGCGTACGCGCGTTTTACGTCGATATCGGCCGTGACCGGAATGAGAGTCCCGAATCTCATAGCGGAAATACTGGCCGCTTACGAGGCGTACAACTGCGTTATAGACAAGCGCGCCGTCGAGGACATAATAAAAGAGGCGATACGCAAAAGACCCGCGCTGCGCGAGGGAGAGAAACTTTCCTATAAAGGCATAGAGTCGGTCACCGCCTCTCCTCCGACGGTGGTAATATCGGTGAATAATCCGGCCACGGCGAATTTTTCCTATCGCAGATACCTTGCCAACCGTATCAGAGAGGTCTACCCTCTTAAAGGCGCGCCGCTGCGCATAGTGCTCAAACGCGCTGTCCACAAACAATCCAAAAAATAA
- the plsY gene encoding acyl-phosphate glycerol 3-phosphate acyltransferase: MTPYILAALLGYFAGAAPFAWLLAKIFAGVDLREVGSRNPGATNAYRSVGKTLGAAALALDASKGAAAVLAASALFGNYAADPDLAAAIAGIFCVVGHTYTVFLGFKGGKGVATALGVFAALAPAAIAAGFVVFALVYGLTKYVSAGSVAAAAAVPPTALAAGYPPSTVAAASVAALVIIIRHRSNIIRIANKQERKTPL, from the coding sequence ATGACGCCATACATCCTTGCCGCCCTGCTGGGATATTTCGCCGGCGCGGCGCCGTTCGCGTGGCTTTTGGCGAAAATATTCGCCGGCGTCGACCTGCGCGAAGTCGGCTCGCGCAACCCGGGCGCCACCAACGCATATCGCTCGGTGGGAAAAACTCTCGGCGCGGCGGCTCTTGCGCTGGACGCCTCAAAGGGCGCGGCGGCGGTGCTGGCGGCTTCCGCATTATTCGGCAACTATGCCGCCGATCCCGACCTGGCCGCCGCAATCGCGGGCATTTTCTGCGTGGTCGGACATACCTACACGGTTTTTCTTGGATTTAAGGGCGGAAAAGGCGTTGCGACCGCTCTGGGAGTTTTCGCCGCGCTGGCTCCCGCGGCCATAGCGGCGGGTTTCGTCGTGTTCGCGCTCGTCTACGGACTTACCAAATACGTTTCGGCGGGTTCTGTCGCGGCCGCCGCGGCGGTTCCTCCGACGGCTCTTGCGGCCGGTTATCCGCCGTCGACGGTGGCAGCCGCCTCGGTGGCCGCGCTTGTGATTATAATAAGACATCGCTCCAACATAATAAGAATCGCAAACAAGCAGGAGAGGAAAACGCCTCTATGA
- the gpsA gene encoding glycerol-3-phosphate dehydrogenase (catalyzes the NAD(P)H-dependent reduction of glycerol 3-phosphate to glycerone phosphate): MKKTRKISAEYSASPSAVGNIAVLGGGTWGSTLAAMLAGKKYKVSLWEFDKSAARRLAVGRSLKNLPGFRLPSSVRVTSRLDEVFPADIMVAALPSFAFKSTLESVRGILNDMKSSRRPGVIIATKGFAGRDASPLSVAARRVLPSADVAVLTGPSHAEEVSRRFPAAVVAASASKSFAEKTQKIFSTENFRVYVNTDICGCETAGALKNIYAIAAGITDGLRLGDNAKAALVTRSLSEMSRAGCALGGKRETFAGLAGAGDLIVTCYSSHSRNRRLGEMIGAGLTLQQALKSMTMVAEGVYAARAVEKLKSKFGIDTPIADEVRAILFRGKSPRKAVADLMTRPLKNEL, encoded by the coding sequence ATGAAAAAAACTCGCAAAATCTCCGCCGAATATTCCGCGTCTCCGTCGGCCGTCGGGAATATAGCGGTGCTGGGCGGCGGAACTTGGGGTTCCACGCTGGCGGCTATGCTTGCGGGCAAAAAATACAAAGTTTCTCTCTGGGAGTTCGATAAATCCGCGGCGCGGCGTCTTGCTGTCGGGCGTTCTCTTAAAAATCTGCCGGGTTTCAGATTGCCTTCTTCGGTCCGCGTGACGTCGCGCCTCGATGAAGTATTTCCCGCGGACATAATGGTCGCGGCGCTTCCGTCGTTCGCTTTCAAGAGCACGCTTGAGTCAGTTCGCGGAATTTTAAACGATATGAAAAGCTCTCGCCGTCCGGGAGTAATAATCGCCACCAAGGGCTTCGCGGGACGGGACGCCTCGCCGCTGTCCGTCGCAGCCAGACGCGTATTGCCGTCGGCCGACGTGGCCGTGCTCACCGGCCCGTCGCACGCCGAAGAGGTCTCGCGGCGATTTCCGGCGGCGGTCGTAGCGGCTTCGGCGTCGAAATCCTTCGCCGAAAAAACTCAAAAAATATTCTCGACGGAGAACTTCAGGGTTTACGTCAACACCGACATTTGCGGCTGCGAAACCGCCGGAGCGCTTAAAAACATCTACGCCATAGCCGCCGGTATAACGGACGGACTTCGTCTGGGCGACAACGCAAAGGCGGCTCTGGTGACGCGCTCATTAAGCGAAATGTCGCGCGCCGGATGCGCGTTGGGCGGCAAGCGCGAAACTTTCGCGGGATTGGCCGGAGCCGGAGACCTTATCGTTACTTGTTATTCAAGCCACTCGCGCAACAGACGTTTGGGGGAAATGATAGGCGCGGGCCTAACGCTTCAACAAGCGCTCAAATCCATGACGATGGTGGCCGAAGGCGTTTACGCCGCCCGCGCCGTCGAAAAACTCAAAAGCAAATTCGGCATCGACACTCCCATAGCCGACGAAGTCCGCGCGATACTTTTCCGCGGCAAATCTCCCCGAAAGGCCGTCGCCGATCTTATGACGCGCCCGCTTAAAAACGAATTGTGA
- a CDS encoding indole-3-glycerol-phosphate synthase TrpC, with protein sequence MPLMTSFLNTIVNTQRERIERSKSRVSPVGMEAAAYSAALKPPLDFAASLKKTGTRVIAEIKKSSPSAGSIRPLCDTKQIAAQYAVAGAAAISVVTEEKYFGGDIYNLIDAREGAPSTPLLRKDFIVDIYQIFEARHFGADAVLLIKKILSDDEFRRLAETARSLKMSVLAETHDEKELDAVLSSGVDCAVGVNSRNLDTFEIDAAATEKLLKKIPSTVTAVAESAIKSAEDIIRLKSARGGGQMAFLIGSALMKHPEPGRKLSEIISAAGV encoded by the coding sequence ATGCCTCTTATGACTTCATTTTTGAATACAATAGTCAACACTCAGCGCGAACGCATTGAGCGCTCAAAAAGCCGCGTAAGCCCCGTCGGGATGGAAGCTGCCGCGTATTCGGCCGCGTTAAAACCGCCTCTTGATTTTGCCGCTTCATTGAAAAAAACGGGAACCCGCGTAATCGCCGAAATCAAAAAATCCAGCCCGTCCGCCGGCTCAATACGTCCGCTTTGCGACACTAAGCAGATCGCCGCGCAATACGCCGTCGCGGGAGCGGCCGCCATATCCGTGGTAACCGAAGAAAAGTATTTCGGCGGGGACATCTATAATCTCATCGACGCCCGCGAGGGCGCTCCATCGACGCCTCTGCTCAGGAAGGATTTTATCGTCGATATTTATCAGATTTTTGAAGCGCGGCACTTCGGCGCCGACGCGGTTCTGCTCATCAAAAAAATTCTTTCCGACGATGAATTCCGGCGTTTGGCCGAAACGGCGAGGTCGCTTAAAATGTCCGTTCTTGCCGAAACACACGACGAAAAAGAGCTCGACGCGGTTCTGTCTTCCGGCGTCGACTGCGCCGTAGGAGTCAACAGCAGGAATCTCGACACTTTTGAAATCGACGCTGCCGCCACCGAAAAACTCTTAAAGAAAATACCCTCGACGGTTACGGCCGTGGCCGAAAGCGCTATAAAATCAGCCGAAGATATCATCCGGCTAAAATCCGCGCGGGGCGGCGGTCAGATGGCATTTTTAATAGGTTCGGCTCTTATGAAACATCCGGAGCCGGGGCGCAAGTTGTCGGAGATAATATCGGCGGCGGGCGTATAG
- a CDS encoding N-(5'-phosphoribosyl)anthranilate isomerase — MLKVKICGITNLDDAKMAASMGYDYVGMVFHEPSPRNVSAATAKKIADAVRGIVSAVGVFVDAPPENVLKISKKCGLAAVQLHGNESVEYCAALKESLAAALTGAAVIKAFAAADGSVIERLKEYMSVADYILLDAPPSGDFPGGTGETFDWAIAAEAVKTGAKIFLAGGLNPTNLAEAVEKSGHPYAVDVSSGLERLPRRKDYDKMMSFIRTAKKL; from the coding sequence ATGCTGAAAGTAAAAATATGCGGCATCACAAATCTCGACGACGCTAAAATGGCGGCCTCAATGGGCTACGATTATGTCGGCATGGTGTTTCACGAGCCGAGCCCCCGCAATGTTTCGGCGGCCACCGCAAAAAAAATAGCCGACGCCGTGCGCGGCATAGTTTCCGCCGTCGGAGTATTTGTCGACGCTCCGCCGGAGAATGTGCTTAAAATCTCGAAAAAATGCGGCCTGGCGGCTGTTCAACTGCACGGAAACGAATCCGTCGAATACTGCGCCGCGCTGAAAGAATCGCTCGCGGCCGCCTTAACCGGCGCGGCCGTCATCAAGGCCTTCGCCGCGGCCGACGGATCCGTAATCGAGAGGTTAAAAGAGTATATGTCCGTCGCGGATTACATATTGCTCGACGCTCCGCCGTCGGGAGATTTTCCCGGCGGAACGGGGGAAACCTTTGATTGGGCAATAGCGGCGGAGGCGGTAAAAACCGGCGCTAAAATATTTCTGGCCGGAGGTCTTAATCCGACGAACCTGGCCGAGGCCGTGGAAAAATCGGGTCATCCTTACGCAGTCGACGTCTCAAGCGGCCTGGAGCGTCTGCCCAGAAGAAAGGACTACGATAAAATGATGTCCTTCATAAGAACGGCCAAAAAACTCTGA